Within Leishmania infantum JPCM5 genome chromosome 35, the genomic segment GCAGCCACGTTGAAAGTGGCACGCAGCACTTCAGACAGCTCACGGGTATCATCCCAGGCGAGTTCGTTGCGCCACAGGAATCGGTGCTGCCGACAGGTGCCGAGGCGACGACCGTAGGCGTATGCGGTGCTGTACTTGGAGATGTACCGCGGCGTCGCGTCCACCGCCACGTGACCAGAGACTGACAGCGTGTATGATGCACCCCAAAGGGTGGCGCAGCTTTGGCACGGGTTCACAGAAAGGAAGCTCTCGCGCTCCGCGGACCACACCTCCACCCAGTAGCATGAAGTGGGCAGCTTTTTTGACTTGAGCTCCTCACTGTCTTTGGTGTCTTCTGCCGGCCCTGCTGagggccgctgccgcttcgaCCCCTTGCCCGCTCGAGCAGCCCCACTAGCGTTGGTGCGATCCGATGCCTTGCGCTTCTCGCGGCCTTCAAAAATGGAAAGAATTCGCAGCGGCCGGCGAGTGCTATCTTCGATGTCACCGTCTGCGGTGCTGTCCTTGCCCTCACTTGTGTCGTTGTACCCattggcagcgccgccggcaggcCCCGCTGCGCGggccttctccagctgcgTCTTGGCTAGCTTCGCCACCACAAGACGGCAGCTCAGCCCCGCCACGCGCGCCAATGCTAGAAACACAAGGGAGAAGTAAAGGGGATGGGGCAACTCGAGTGGCGCATCCGCTGAGACACGGCAATCACACTCTGCTATCTTCGTGAAGAGAAACCCTAGTTTGACAGGCACCGACCAGTCGGAAAAGTCTTGCTCCGCAGACGGCGGAGCAACAGTATACGCCGCGGCACTAACAGGTGTCTCGCGTCCACTCGACGAAGCTGGAGCTGCCGGTGCCACTAACTTGAAGTGGTCGTTGATGATTTTAATGAGTACATTCACGGCCGCCGAGGTTTTATTCTGCACCGCGTCTTTTGCGCACGTCACCCACGCTGGGGCAAGCGAGAGCTTGCGATGCGACGACTTTGTCGACTCTGCCACCAGCGCCTTTGCGGTGGCTACGGCTTTGAGAAAAACGTAAGCACTTGTTACCTTTCCGGAAGGATCTTCGCAGCGTGAGCGTTTCAGGCTCTTTCCGCGCGACACATGGAGCCGGAGAAGCTGTTTAACGAACCTGGGATGGCACGACTCGCGCCAGAGCAGACGGGCTCGAATGAACACAGCCAGGAGTGCGAAGAGCGACTCGCAGACGCGCTGAATGCGCTCTGAGCGACGCTTTGCGGCTAGCAAATCCCTCTGCTCTATCATGGCCTCATAAGCTGGGtcacgctgccgccatgTATCTGAAGCGCGCGACCGTCCCACAAGCGGCAGTTGCGCCCATTCCATCAGGGGTCGATCgctcgcagccgcctcctcgtccacgttCACAAGTTCCTCCTTCACGCTACTCGATGTTACAGTATCTGCCTCACCCCTTGTCGTAGTCGTTACTTCTGTCTTGAGAGTTGAAACCGCGTAAGCGGTCTCATGCTTCACGGCCTCACTTTCGCCGTCATCAGTCAGACCCTTCTTGGCTAAGCTGTCGCTTTCactttcctcctccttcttggCAGGAGAAAAGGCGACTGGAAGCTCCACTTCATCCCACTCGTCCACGTCGGCGGCCAAGTCGCTCCGGTCCTCCTCCGTGACGTTACACGTTTCGGCTGGGTCAGCGGGTACGCTGGCGGATGTCACCATGGCCATTTTTCGTCGTGTACCGCGGCCGCCTTCGGCGGCCGGAATGCGCAGCCGCTTTGACATATTGCGCAGATACCCATCAACAGTGGCAGTCGCCGCTGAGGCGACCGACGTTGCAGCTCTTCGGGTGCTGGAGCTCATTATTGACGGACTATCAGCAGAGTAGAAGCATGGTGTAATGCACAGCTAGCGAAGAGAAGCCCAGTACAAGAGCAGAAATAAGGTCAAGGTAAAGACTTCAAGCACCAAATCGGTTCGGTTTCTCCTCCGTATTTTTTCCCAATGAAAAAGATGACCACAGTATGATgtcaaaaagaaaaaggggaaaaagagGAGCGTGAAGGTCTCGATAAAGATGCAGCACTGCACAGTACCGCAACCACAGGGTTAGCCGTGAGAAACAGAGAAACAGGCGAAGGATCGAAGAGCACGTAAAtatcttttcttttcctgaTGCTGCTGTCCGCGCTGGCAAACCAG encodes:
- a CDS encoding putative DNA-repair protein, whose product is MAMVTSASVPADPAETCNVTEEDRSDLAADVDEWDEVELPVAFSPAKKEEESESDSLAKKGLTDDGESEAVKHETAYAVSTLKTEVTTTTRGEADTVTSSSVKEELVNVDEEAAASDRPLMEWAQLPLVGRSRASDTWRQRDPAYEAMIEQRDLLAAKRRSERIQRVCESLFALLAVFIRARLLWRESCHPRFVKQLLRLHVSRGKSLKRSRCEDPSGKVTSAYVFLKAVATAKALVAESTKSSHRKLSLAPAWVTCAKDAVQNKTSAAVNVLIKIINDHFKLVAPAAPASSSGRETPVSAAAYTVAPPSAEQDFSDWSVPVKLGFLFTKIAECDCRVSADAPLELPHPLYFSLVFLALARVAGLSCRLVVAKLAKTQLEKARAAGPAGGAANGYNDTSEGKDSTADGDIEDSTRRPLRILSIFEGREKRKASDRTNASGAARAGKGSKRQRPSAGPAEDTKDSEELKSKKLPTSCYWVEVWSAERESFLSVNPCQSCATLWGASYTLSVSGHVAVDATPRYISKYSTAYAYGRRLGTCRQHRFLWRNELAWDDTRELSEVLRATFNVAAPHTSSLAQRQQQRESRQLHFLMYSEAVPTTLSALHRHPLYVIDSDLARHEGVYPKDACTTVGSVKGRLVYKRSAIVSLRSRDGWLREGRSLLTEDQPAYKVVAPPASRPFAAPSTLYGRWQTQPFEPLPLTAGDPPSIPHHGRTSWYILLDKAPPQGIVHLTQPQISRVARRMKLDFRLAVVGFERRRTDEHRRGHWETVINGIVVKETDSVALLRAYEEWVQLVQEQEATKRRQRAFHWWLLLAQRLLALKRLQDQYAKGLGAGAMPMQ